One window from the genome of Luteithermobacter gelatinilyticus encodes:
- a CDS encoding TRAP transporter substrate-binding protein, translating into MRLIFPALIGGGIFCTANAQAGPERRPEDELVKLTVGAFAAPGSPWDVDWQTFRRNLMVHEGMGPEFRVKLLIRGEAGGEPITMTNIRRNRMQFGGFTIGGASAVVPELSMLLSPYVFENTDELDYVMDHYMLDVFQPLFAEKGLVLIRWVDVGWLSMYGKKPIRRPQDAKGYRLRSQASEAAQVMMESLNGDLLQMEFQDVVPSLQTGLIEGGETNVVLYSVTGLASEAPHLMLTRHAYDTGVIVANKKWFDSLSPRAQERLRRAFPTSEEARAGVRKMTASLLAMLRKNPDVTVHDLTVEERAAWIEATRDNHKRIIAEIGGQAKRVYEAMIAGRDAYRNARRNAGGGQ; encoded by the coding sequence TTGAGACTGATCTTTCCAGCCCTGATTGGAGGGGGGATTTTTTGCACCGCCAATGCGCAGGCAGGCCCGGAGCGCCGGCCAGAAGACGAATTGGTCAAACTGACCGTGGGGGCGTTTGCCGCGCCAGGCTCCCCGTGGGATGTGGACTGGCAGACCTTTCGGCGGAATCTGATGGTCCACGAAGGGATGGGACCCGAATTCAGGGTCAAGCTGTTGATCCGCGGCGAGGCTGGGGGAGAGCCGATCACCATGACCAATATCCGGCGCAACCGGATGCAGTTTGGCGGATTTACCATTGGCGGCGCATCCGCGGTGGTGCCGGAACTTTCCATGCTGCTTTCCCCTTATGTTTTTGAGAATACCGACGAACTCGACTATGTGATGGATCATTACATGCTGGATGTTTTTCAGCCCTTGTTTGCCGAGAAGGGGTTGGTGCTGATCCGCTGGGTGGATGTGGGCTGGCTTAGCATGTATGGCAAGAAGCCGATCCGCCGGCCCCAGGATGCGAAAGGGTATCGCCTGCGCTCACAGGCCTCGGAAGCCGCGCAGGTCATGATGGAATCCTTGAACGGCGATTTGCTCCAGATGGAATTTCAGGATGTGGTGCCGTCACTGCAAACCGGCCTGATTGAGGGAGGAGAGACCAATGTGGTGCTCTACAGCGTGACCGGCCTTGCCAGTGAAGCCCCGCATCTGATGCTGACCCGCCATGCCTATGATACCGGTGTCATCGTGGCGAATAAAAAGTGGTTCGATAGCCTGAGCCCTCGCGCACAGGAAAGATTGCGCCGGGCTTTCCCAACGTCAGAGGAGGCCCGGGCGGGCGTGAGAAAAATGACGGCATCGCTGCTGGCGATGCTGAGAAAAAATCCTGATGTGACCGTGCATGACCTCACCGTGGAGGAACGGGCTGCCTGGATCGAGGCAACCCGGGACAATCATAAACGCATCATTGCAGAAATCGGAGGGCAGGCGAAAAGGGTGTATGAGGCCATGATCGCCGGTCGGGATGCCTATCGCAACGCCCGACGCAACGCGGGGGGCGGACAATGA
- a CDS encoding hydantoinase B/oxoprolinase family protein, translating to MVAKIIEENTTPFKTVEVDPITLDLIENALKNARHEMDATLFRTAMSPGIREQGDAFPLIADHHGLMLAGQFGSFIQGFLDGFDGEIEEGDVFWLSDPYSCDGAISHANDWLVLMPIYREGKLVGWGAMFGHMTDVGGMVPGSLPTNATSIFQEGVRVPPVKLYRKGVRQDDLLKVVLHQCRMPDWAGADLNAIVAACRMAERRVLEMCDRFGVDTYVSATDKLLARNKKAMAHLIETSIGAEKVSFEDYVCDDGRGYGPYKIKCTMWRKDGKVILDWEGTDPQSESSINFYLNENMLKMFFGIYMIMVFDPQILFNDGFYDLVEVRIPEGSLLKPKFPAALSCRTHALGRIFDALGALLGQRQPEFLNAAGFSSSPHLMYSGYDKDGEWFQLFQIGFGGIPGRPFGDGPDGHSLWPGFTNVPNEFLEAYFPLRIERYETIPDSGGAGLHRGGNGISIHYRFLEKGTIAIHDDRWFTYPWGVNGGAPGLRSTKKLIRANGETEMLPSKCDGVIVNRDDILIYNTWGGGGWGNPLQRDAELVALEVKRGLVTREGAQAYGVVLRDDWSVDQDATAALRAQMAPQIAAIQVFNSGPPLEELRARCLEETGLEPPIQPVWDEHRA from the coding sequence ATGGTTGCAAAAATTATTGAAGAAAACACAACCCCTTTCAAGACGGTGGAGGTTGACCCGATTACGCTGGATCTCATTGAGAATGCACTGAAAAACGCTCGCCATGAGATGGATGCAACATTATTCCGGACGGCCATGTCGCCGGGCATTCGCGAACAGGGTGATGCCTTTCCACTGATTGCCGATCATCACGGCCTGATGCTTGCCGGACAATTCGGCTCCTTTATTCAGGGGTTTCTGGATGGTTTTGATGGTGAAATTGAAGAAGGAGATGTGTTCTGGTTGTCGGATCCTTATTCCTGCGACGGAGCGATCAGCCACGCCAATGACTGGTTGGTTTTGATGCCGATCTATCGGGAGGGGAAACTGGTCGGGTGGGGGGCCATGTTCGGTCATATGACCGATGTGGGGGGCATGGTGCCGGGATCCCTGCCCACCAATGCCACCTCTATTTTTCAGGAGGGGGTCCGTGTGCCGCCTGTGAAACTGTACCGGAAAGGCGTGCGTCAGGACGATCTTCTCAAGGTGGTTCTGCATCAATGTCGGATGCCGGACTGGGCCGGAGCTGATCTGAATGCAATTGTGGCGGCCTGTCGCATGGCAGAACGGCGGGTTCTGGAAATGTGTGACCGTTTTGGAGTGGATACTTATGTATCGGCTACGGACAAGCTTCTGGCCCGCAATAAAAAGGCCATGGCGCATCTGATTGAAACCTCTATTGGTGCGGAAAAAGTGTCCTTTGAGGATTACGTGTGTGACGACGGACGCGGTTACGGGCCGTATAAGATCAAATGCACCATGTGGCGGAAAGACGGCAAAGTCATTCTCGACTGGGAAGGCACTGATCCCCAATCTGAAAGTTCCATCAATTTCTATCTCAATGAAAACATGCTGAAAATGTTTTTCGGCATTTATATGATCATGGTGTTCGATCCGCAGATCCTATTCAATGATGGCTTTTACGATTTGGTAGAGGTCCGCATTCCCGAAGGTTCGCTGCTGAAGCCGAAATTCCCGGCGGCACTCAGCTGCCGGACTCATGCCCTGGGCCGGATTTTTGACGCCCTGGGGGCATTGCTGGGGCAGCGACAGCCGGAATTTCTCAATGCGGCCGGCTTCTCCTCCAGCCCGCATCTGATGTATTCCGGTTATGACAAGGACGGAGAATGGTTCCAGCTGTTCCAGATCGGTTTTGGGGGCATTCCGGGTCGCCCCTTTGGCGATGGTCCGGACGGTCATTCCCTATGGCCGGGGTTTACCAATGTACCCAATGAATTTCTGGAAGCCTATTTCCCGCTGCGCATTGAACGTTATGAAACCATTCCGGATTCGGGCGGTGCCGGTCTGCACCGGGGCGGCAATGGCATTTCCATCCATTACCGTTTTCTGGAAAAAGGCACGATTGCCATTCATGACGACCGCTGGTTTACCTATCCCTGGGGCGTGAACGGGGGGGCGCCGGGCCTGCGGTCGACCAAAAAGCTGATCCGCGCCAACGGGGAGACGGAGATGTTGCCATCGAAATGCGACGGGGTCATTGTCAATCGGGATGATATTCTGATTTACAATACCTGGGGCGGGGGAGGCTGGGGCAACCCGTTGCAGCGGGACGCGGAGCTTGTGGCCCTGGAGGTGAAACGGGGGCTGGTGACTCGGGAGGGCGCCCAGGCTTATGGGGTTGTCTTGCGGGATGATTGGAGTGTGGACCAGGACGCGACGGCGGCGCTGCGCGCGCAAATGGCCCCGCAAATTGCCGCTATTCAGGTGTTCAACAGCGGTCCACCGCTGGAAGAGTTGCGGGCACGATGTCTTGAGGAAACGGGGTTGGAACCCCCGATCCAGCCGGTTTGGGATGAACACCGGGCCTGA
- a CDS encoding Crp/Fnr family transcriptional regulator, whose product MLKEARVGTVCQNCLARNSPLCSALAGDRIEELFAIGHRVSVEEGGYLLHEEDPSTYVYNISSGVSTLERLASDGRRQIMAFVYPGDFVGITSGAFYSVSGRALTPLTACRWHVRDLEGLYKKYPALEQRIHEIASRVLAATMDQLFVLGRKNAVEKIAYFLLFIDMKQEKFDGHTDSFALPMSRVDIADYLGITVETVSRTISTLKRLGLIEVSQSWMVNLKDKERLRDIAEHYGPVR is encoded by the coding sequence ATGCTCAAGGAGGCGCGCGTGGGTACGGTCTGCCAAAACTGCTTGGCCCGAAACAGCCCGTTGTGTTCTGCTCTTGCTGGAGACAGGATTGAGGAGCTTTTTGCCATTGGCCACCGGGTCAGCGTCGAGGAAGGCGGCTATCTGTTGCATGAAGAAGACCCCTCCACTTATGTTTATAATATCTCGTCCGGGGTTTCCACACTGGAACGGCTGGCCAGTGACGGGCGTCGCCAGATAATGGCCTTTGTCTATCCGGGTGATTTTGTCGGCATTACTTCGGGGGCATTCTATAGTGTTAGCGGCCGCGCCCTGACGCCGCTGACGGCATGCCGGTGGCATGTACGCGATCTTGAAGGTCTGTACAAAAAATATCCCGCGCTGGAACAGCGGATTCATGAAATCGCCTCTAGGGTGCTGGCAGCGACCATGGATCAGCTGTTTGTCTTGGGGCGCAAGAATGCGGTGGAAAAAATCGCCTATTTCTTATTGTTTATTGACATGAAGCAGGAAAAGTTTGACGGCCATACCGACAGTTTTGCGCTGCCCATGTCGCGGGTGGATATTGCCGATTATCTGGGGATTACAGTGGAAACTGTTAGCCGGACTATTTCGACCCTGAAAAGGCTAGGGCTTATCGAAGTGTCGCAGTCCTGGATGGTGAACCTAAAAGATAAGGAACGTCTGCGGGACATTGCCGAGCATTACGGACCGGTTCGTTAG
- a CDS encoding hydroxymethylglutaryl-CoA lyase translates to MKRKINILEVSPRDGLQSEKTIVSTENKLALIKRAIAAGLKRIEVTSFVNPKRVPQMADAEELVRALPRRDDVSYAGLVLNYRGFERARALNIDEVGCVVVASETFNRRNQGAEIRQTLKDWKRLAEDAHAAGIKPQMTIAASFGCPYEGEVPVQQVINIAKEIAESRPAEIALADTIGVAGPSQVTDLVAALKAELPDIPLRCHFHNSRNTGIANAYAAVMAGVETLDASIGGIGGCPFAPNATGNIATDDLLYMLNRMGVEAGVDLEKIIETSLWLETVLDKPVPSQVAKSGIFPPVAQP, encoded by the coding sequence ATGAAACGCAAAATTAATATTCTGGAGGTGTCCCCACGGGATGGCCTGCAAAGTGAAAAGACGATTGTCTCGACCGAAAATAAGCTGGCGCTGATCAAGCGCGCCATTGCAGCGGGGCTAAAACGCATTGAAGTGACCAGTTTCGTCAATCCGAAACGTGTGCCACAAATGGCCGATGCGGAGGAGCTGGTCAGGGCCCTGCCGCGCAGGGATGATGTCAGCTATGCGGGGTTGGTGCTGAATTATCGGGGATTTGAGAGGGCGCGGGCGTTGAACATTGACGAGGTGGGCTGCGTAGTGGTGGCGTCCGAAACTTTCAATCGGCGCAATCAGGGGGCGGAAATCCGTCAGACCCTGAAGGACTGGAAACGTCTTGCCGAAGATGCCCACGCCGCAGGGATCAAACCCCAGATGACCATCGCCGCCTCCTTTGGCTGCCCCTATGAGGGCGAGGTTCCGGTGCAGCAAGTCATTAATATTGCCAAAGAGATAGCAGAAAGCCGACCCGCGGAAATTGCGCTTGCCGATACTATCGGCGTTGCGGGGCCAAGTCAGGTTACCGACCTGGTCGCAGCCCTGAAAGCGGAACTTCCGGATATTCCCTTGCGGTGCCATTTCCATAACAGCCGCAACACCGGCATTGCCAATGCTTATGCAGCGGTGATGGCGGGGGTTGAAACGCTGGATGCCAGCATCGGGGGCATTGGCGGCTGTCCCTTTGCGCCCAATGCGACGGGCAATATCGCCACCGATGATCTGCTGTATATGTTGAACCGCATGGGTGTCGAAGCCGGGGTGGATCTGGAGAAAATCATTGAAACGTCGTTATGGCTGGAAACAGTGTTGGACAAACCCGTGCCCTCGCAGGTGGCCAAGTCGGGCATTTTTCCGCCTGTGGCGCAACCATAA
- a CDS encoding CaiB/BaiF CoA transferase family protein, producing the protein MSENNENYPTGPLKGIRVIEMGQLLAGPFCGQIMGDFGAEVIKVEQPGTGDPMREWGREKPHGLSLWWPVIARNKKSITLNLRTEEGQQIVRDLVAKSDILIENFRPGTMEKWGLGYEDLKKVNPGLIMVRVSGFGQNGPYSSRPGYGAIGEAMGGLRYVVGDPSSPPSRMGISIGDELAATFACLGALAALHHRHQTGEGQVIDSAIYEAVLAMMESLVSEYVEAGYIRERSGAILPNVAPSNVYPTSDGHMILIAANQDTVFKRLAAAMNRPELAEDARYSTHSARGENQAELDELVAAWTATLTAEELMARLDEYNIPQGKIYRAPDMLEDPHFKAREAIIKVAHPQFKNLKMQNVFPKFSRTPGQVRWAGPALGQHNDDIYRNLLNLSEKDIKALAERHII; encoded by the coding sequence ATGAGTGAAAACAACGAAAATTATCCCACAGGCCCCCTGAAAGGCATTCGTGTCATTGAGATGGGGCAGCTTCTGGCGGGTCCCTTTTGCGGTCAGATCATGGGCGATTTCGGCGCAGAAGTGATCAAGGTAGAGCAACCCGGAACCGGGGATCCTATGCGGGAATGGGGCCGGGAAAAACCTCATGGCCTGTCATTATGGTGGCCGGTCATTGCGCGCAACAAAAAATCCATCACGCTTAATCTGAGAACCGAAGAAGGTCAGCAGATCGTTCGCGACCTTGTGGCCAAATCAGATATTCTGATTGAAAATTTCCGCCCTGGAACCATGGAAAAATGGGGACTGGGCTATGAGGACCTGAAAAAAGTCAACCCCGGCCTGATCATGGTCAGGGTTTCCGGGTTCGGCCAGAACGGCCCCTATTCCTCACGCCCCGGTTACGGCGCCATTGGTGAAGCCATGGGGGGGTTGCGGTATGTCGTGGGCGATCCGTCCAGCCCACCCAGCCGCATGGGTATTTCCATCGGCGACGAACTGGCGGCTACATTTGCCTGCCTCGGGGCGCTGGCGGCGCTACATCATCGTCATCAGACTGGCGAAGGCCAGGTCATCGACTCGGCCATCTACGAAGCAGTGCTTGCCATGATGGAATCCCTGGTGAGCGAATATGTGGAAGCCGGATATATCCGAGAACGCTCCGGCGCGATTCTCCCAAATGTGGCGCCGTCGAATGTCTATCCCACCAGCGACGGCCATATGATTCTCATTGCCGCCAATCAGGATACGGTCTTCAAGCGCCTAGCCGCTGCCATGAACAGGCCGGAGCTGGCAGAGGACGCCCGCTACAGCACCCATTCCGCCCGTGGGGAAAACCAGGCCGAACTGGATGAGCTTGTGGCCGCATGGACCGCCACCCTCACTGCTGAGGAACTGATGGCACGGTTGGACGAATACAACATCCCCCAAGGGAAAATCTATCGTGCGCCGGACATGCTAGAAGATCCCCATTTCAAGGCCCGGGAAGCCATCATCAAGGTGGCGCACCCCCAGTTCAAAAATCTCAAAATGCAGAACGTGTTTCCGAAATTTTCCAGAACACCAGGCCAGGTCCGGTGGGCCGGACCGGCGCTGGGACAGCATAATGATGACATTTACCGGAACCTGCTGAACCTGTCGGAAAAGGACATCAAGGCACTCGCAGAACGCCACATTATATAA
- a CDS encoding hydantoinase/oxoprolinase family protein has product MDYRLGVDVGGTFTDLLLIEDDTGRTYRSKVPSTPDDPSQAVLRGTKKICDMAGIAPSDLSLFMHGTTVATNAILEGKFARVGLIVTDGYRQILQVARSLVPGGLAAWIVWPKPEPLAPLESTIEVKERLDAQGNIVESLDEAGLREKIRVLKEENVEAVTVCLINSFANNIHEKRVEEIVKQEMPGIPVSISSDILPEKQEYERALTTVANSAVRPTVARYVQNLRKELRGQNMNGQINLLRSDGGLMSSEKAEELPVSLLMSGPAGGVAGAVWVAKHAGFENILTLDMGGTSTDVSLIENGVPRLTRDTVVGDLTVRTSSLDVKTVGAGGGSIAHVPELTQALRVGPESAGAVPGPACYGRGGDLPTVTDANVVLGYLPDTLLGGEMKLDVEASVKAVQKIADALGIGLREAAAGIIDIVNENMFGAIRLVSVQQGYDSRDFALMAFGGGGPLQANAIAKLAQSWPVIIPNAPGVLCAYGDATTRMRAETARSFSSRLDTAEGAELEENLNQMAAEVGAELAVQGVPRDEQEVQFEAGLRYQGQGFEVVLPFERQGFAERGLDLLAEAFHKEHEKLFTFRLDAPIELVNLRVTVLGRAANVKAGLIEIGDGNPEAAIVRTTRVWMDNEEKEAIIYDRGKLKAKDRIMGPAIITEMDSTTLVLSEHVADIDTYGNILINPAS; this is encoded by the coding sequence ATGGACTATCGTTTAGGTGTGGATGTCGGGGGGACCTTTACCGACCTATTATTGATAGAAGATGACACCGGCCGCACATATCGCAGCAAAGTACCCTCAACGCCCGACGATCCGTCTCAAGCGGTCTTGAGGGGGACGAAGAAAATTTGCGATATGGCAGGAATTGCGCCCAGCGACCTGTCGCTTTTCATGCATGGGACAACCGTGGCGACCAACGCCATACTGGAAGGCAAGTTTGCCCGGGTGGGCCTGATTGTTACGGACGGGTATCGTCAGATTCTCCAGGTGGCCCGTTCTTTGGTGCCGGGCGGTCTTGCCGCCTGGATTGTCTGGCCCAAACCCGAGCCGCTGGCGCCACTGGAATCCACTATCGAGGTCAAGGAACGTTTGGATGCGCAGGGAAATATTGTCGAATCCCTGGACGAGGCGGGACTGCGAGAGAAAATCCGGGTTCTTAAAGAAGAAAATGTCGAGGCCGTGACCGTCTGCCTGATCAATTCTTTTGCAAACAATATTCATGAAAAACGGGTGGAAGAAATCGTCAAGCAGGAAATGCCGGGCATTCCGGTGTCCATTTCTTCGGACATCCTGCCGGAAAAACAGGAATATGAGCGGGCGCTTACTACCGTTGCCAATTCAGCGGTGCGCCCGACCGTGGCCCGGTATGTCCAGAACCTGCGTAAGGAGTTGCGCGGTCAGAATATGAACGGACAGATTAATCTTCTGCGTTCCGATGGCGGCCTGATGTCGTCTGAAAAAGCCGAAGAGCTTCCGGTATCTCTGTTGATGAGTGGTCCCGCCGGCGGGGTTGCCGGGGCGGTATGGGTCGCAAAACATGCCGGTTTTGAGAATATTCTGACTTTGGACATGGGAGGAACCTCCACCGATGTATCCCTGATTGAGAATGGAGTGCCGCGGCTCACCCGGGATACGGTGGTCGGGGATCTGACGGTGCGCACTTCCTCGTTGGACGTGAAAACGGTGGGCGCTGGCGGTGGTTCGATTGCCCATGTGCCGGAACTGACCCAGGCGTTGCGGGTCGGGCCGGAAAGTGCCGGTGCCGTGCCGGGACCCGCCTGTTACGGCCGGGGTGGAGACCTGCCGACGGTGACCGATGCCAATGTGGTTCTGGGATATTTACCGGATACCCTTTTGGGCGGCGAGATGAAACTGGATGTGGAGGCATCCGTTAAGGCGGTGCAGAAGATTGCCGATGCGTTGGGGATTGGCCTGCGGGAAGCCGCGGCGGGCATTATCGACATTGTGAATGAGAATATGTTCGGGGCCATCCGTCTGGTGTCCGTGCAACAGGGATATGACAGTAGGGACTTTGCCCTGATGGCGTTTGGCGGCGGCGGGCCGCTTCAGGCCAACGCCATTGCCAAGCTGGCGCAGTCCTGGCCGGTGATTATTCCCAATGCGCCAGGGGTGTTGTGTGCCTATGGTGATGCGACAACGCGGATGCGTGCCGAAACGGCCCGCAGCTTTTCCAGCCGTCTGGATACGGCGGAGGGGGCGGAACTGGAAGAAAACCTGAACCAGATGGCCGCTGAAGTGGGGGCGGAACTGGCGGTGCAGGGCGTGCCGCGCGATGAACAGGAAGTACAGTTCGAGGCCGGCCTGCGGTACCAGGGACAGGGATTCGAAGTGGTGCTGCCCTTTGAACGACAAGGATTCGCCGAACGCGGTCTGGATTTGCTGGCGGAAGCTTTTCACAAGGAGCATGAAAAACTGTTTACTTTCCGGCTCGACGCACCCATCGAGCTGGTCAATCTCAGGGTGACGGTGCTGGGCCGGGCAGCCAATGTCAAGGCCGGACTGATTGAGATCGGCGACGGTAACCCGGAAGCCGCCATTGTCCGGACCACCCGGGTCTGGATGGATAATGAGGAAAAGGAGGCCATCATTTATGACCGCGGCAAATTAAAAGCCAAAGATAGGATCATGGGGCCCGCCATCATCACCGAAATGGATTCAACCACATTGGTGCTGAGTGAGCATGTGGCGGATATTGATACCTACGGCAATATTCTCATCAATCCGGCCAGCTAA
- a CDS encoding DUF4437 domain-containing protein: MARPHIEPFVELNESYKKFTLPGFSPAGSHYKVLSLDTDVGACTLKMRFDGGYKRKPGMSYSDMELFILNGAMKIGDQICREGHYLFVPAGYALGAIDVPQGCEALVMYNDGEPSFLESDVHHPLCLKEGFVSVNGYEDAPWAPGNLVQPSVASGCLIKVLHYDVLTEAISFLYCMTPEFMQDNISYHDCAEESYHIWGTSWMLQFGDLPTGGYFWRPPYINHGSFRCKLGTIAFGRTDSKLHNYFHFNPWSNPDENKLRAAAHLYRQRPQLYQWVASDGHNHPHGPADFEHPHYQSDPQVKHIHGHHDHPHHHHHDHD, encoded by the coding sequence ATGGCACGTCCGCACATTGAACCTTTTGTCGAATTGAACGAATCCTATAAAAAATTCACCTTGCCGGGTTTTTCGCCCGCAGGCAGCCATTACAAGGTCCTGTCCCTGGATACGGATGTAGGCGCCTGCACCCTGAAGATGCGTTTTGATGGTGGATACAAACGGAAACCCGGGATGAGTTATTCCGATATGGAACTCTTCATTCTCAATGGCGCCATGAAAATTGGCGACCAGATTTGCCGGGAAGGCCATTATCTTTTTGTGCCAGCCGGTTATGCGTTGGGGGCCATAGACGTGCCGCAGGGGTGTGAGGCTCTGGTCATGTATAATGACGGCGAACCCAGTTTCCTGGAATCCGATGTTCATCATCCGTTGTGTCTGAAGGAAGGTTTTGTTTCCGTGAACGGTTATGAGGATGCGCCCTGGGCCCCAGGCAATCTGGTGCAGCCTTCGGTCGCGTCCGGCTGCCTGATCAAGGTGCTGCATTATGATGTGCTGACCGAAGCCATTTCTTTCCTGTATTGCATGACGCCCGAATTTATGCAGGATAATATCTCCTACCATGACTGTGCGGAAGAAAGTTATCATATCTGGGGCACGTCCTGGATGTTGCAGTTCGGTGACCTGCCGACCGGGGGATATTTCTGGCGGCCGCCCTATATCAACCACGGCTCCTTCCGTTGCAAGCTGGGCACCATCGCCTTTGGCCGTACGGATTCCAAACTGCACAACTATTTTCATTTTAATCCGTGGTCTAACCCGGATGAAAACAAATTAAGGGCGGCGGCGCATCTGTATCGCCAACGGCCGCAGTTATATCAATGGGTGGCGTCCGATGGGCATAATCACCCGCACGGCCCGGCGGACTTTGAACACCCCCATTATCAGAGTGATCCGCAGGTGAAGCATATTCACGGTCATCATGATCATCCGCATCACCATCATCACGATCACGACTGA
- a CDS encoding CaiB/BaiF CoA transferase family protein: protein MSGPLEGVKILEFTSVVLGPWACQMLGDLGADVIKVEPPAGDTNRHLGPRNVHEDMSALFLTCNRNKRSIVLDLKHPKGRKAALKLAEQADVLVHNFRPQAMRRLGLDYETLRAVNPKIIYCATYGYSKKGPYGDKGALDDSIQAGSGVAMLMSMVEGEPRYLPTIVADKTTGMAVVNAVIAALFYRERQGKGQEIEVPMYETMVSYVMVEHLWGLTFDPPIGKAGYVRLMSQHRRPYKTKDGYIAVLPYWDNHWKTFCEVVGRPDMITDPRFNNMKSRLANIDASYAETAKALTRKTTAEWLALLKPTNVPHMIVNTLDGLIDDPHLKETGFWKMVDHPTEGRLRMASPPYSFSESAAEIRTLPPRLGQQSKEILKEAGYGEDEIREMFDQGISKGPENG from the coding sequence ATGAGCGGCCCTCTTGAAGGTGTGAAAATTCTTGAATTCACCAGTGTTGTCCTGGGACCGTGGGCCTGTCAGATGCTGGGGGATCTGGGCGCGGATGTGATCAAGGTGGAACCGCCTGCTGGAGATACCAACCGCCATCTTGGGCCCCGTAATGTTCATGAGGATATGAGCGCCCTGTTTCTGACCTGCAATCGCAACAAGCGCAGCATCGTTCTGGACCTGAAACATCCGAAAGGTCGAAAGGCGGCCCTGAAACTGGCGGAACAGGCCGATGTGCTGGTGCATAATTTTAGGCCGCAAGCCATGAGGCGGCTGGGCCTTGATTACGAGACCCTCAGGGCCGTTAATCCGAAAATCATCTATTGCGCCACCTATGGCTACAGCAAAAAAGGCCCTTACGGAGACAAGGGGGCACTGGATGACAGCATTCAGGCGGGCTCTGGCGTGGCCATGCTGATGAGTATGGTGGAAGGGGAGCCGCGTTATCTGCCGACTATTGTGGCAGACAAAACCACAGGCATGGCGGTGGTCAATGCGGTGATTGCGGCGCTGTTCTATAGGGAACGCCAGGGCAAGGGACAGGAAATCGAGGTGCCCATGTATGAAACTATGGTTTCCTATGTGATGGTGGAGCATCTTTGGGGGCTGACTTTCGATCCGCCGATCGGCAAAGCGGGCTATGTCCGGTTGATGAGCCAGCACCGGCGTCCTTACAAAACCAAAGATGGTTATATTGCGGTGCTGCCTTATTGGGACAACCACTGGAAAACCTTCTGTGAGGTGGTGGGGCGGCCGGACATGATCACCGACCCGCGTTTTAATAACATGAAAAGCCGGCTGGCCAATATTGATGCAAGTTATGCGGAAACCGCCAAGGCGTTGACCCGGAAAACTACCGCCGAATGGCTGGCGCTTCTGAAACCCACCAATGTGCCGCATATGATCGTCAATACGCTGGACGGACTGATCGACGATCCGCACCTCAAGGAAACCGGATTCTGGAAAATGGTGGATCACCCCACCGAGGGGCGGCTGCGTATGGCGTCACCCCCCTATAGTTTTTCGGAAAGCGCTGCGGAAATCAGGACGCTGCCGCCGCGGTTGGGGCAGCAAAGCAAAGAGATTCTGAAAGAAGCCGGTTACGGAGAGGATGAAATCAGGGAAATGTTTGACCAGGGCATTTCCAAGGGCCCTGAGAACGGGTGA
- a CDS encoding N-carbamoylsarcosine amidohydrolase: protein MTDQKDLQKDYAAAQFGGQLLPGRWPALILVDFVMAYFDPKSPLYAGVESALESAKRLLEAARKAGIPILFTNVNYSPGGKDGGVFYRKVGALKCFERGNPLGAFPPNLHPGEGELVISKHYASAFFGTSLSSTLTALAVDTLIITGLSTSGCVRATAVDACQHGFVPLVVREAVGDRDSRPHEASLFDLQAKYAEVVSEAFVMSYLARDVS from the coding sequence ATGACGGATCAGAAAGACCTGCAAAAGGATTATGCGGCGGCCCAGTTCGGCGGACAGCTGTTGCCCGGCCGGTGGCCGGCGCTCATTCTGGTTGATTTTGTCATGGCGTATTTTGATCCCAAATCGCCGCTTTATGCCGGTGTGGAAAGTGCACTTGAAAGTGCAAAACGTCTTCTTGAAGCCGCGCGCAAGGCTGGGATACCTATCCTCTTTACCAATGTGAACTACAGCCCTGGCGGAAAGGACGGCGGTGTTTTTTACCGCAAGGTCGGTGCGCTGAAATGTTTCGAGCGGGGCAATCCGCTGGGCGCATTCCCGCCGAACCTGCACCCGGGGGAGGGGGAACTGGTGATTTCCAAACACTATGCCAGCGCCTTTTTTGGCACATCTCTTTCCTCTACGCTTACGGCTCTCGCGGTGGATACGCTGATTATCACGGGGCTGTCCACGTCGGGCTGCGTGCGGGCCACGGCCGTGGATGCGTGTCAGCACGGCTTTGTGCCATTAGTGGTGCGCGAGGCGGTGGGCGACCGTGATAGCCGGCCTCATGAAGCCAGTCTGTTTGATTTGCAGGCCAAATATGCCGAAGTGGTCTCGGAAGCCTTTGTCATGTCCTATCTGGCCCGTGACGTTTCATGA